A window of the Eleutherodactylus coqui strain aEleCoq1 chromosome 8, aEleCoq1.hap1, whole genome shotgun sequence genome harbors these coding sequences:
- the LOC136578053 gene encoding olfactory receptor 2B6-like — translation MIWKNGTILKENETIFGEFVLLGLSSDPKTQVALFIVFTSVYTVTLIGNFLIIVLVLTDANLYTPMYFFLSKLSFLDLCFSTSTLPRMLKDLLSVNKVIPYGECVAQMYISLSLGVSECVLLAVMAYDRYVAICYPLHYTTIMSKMVCVRLAVGTWMCGFLLSCFHVTLTLNVDLCGHNKINHFLCEVPEVLSLACGDIALVELIIFIGGIIFLLTPVIFIVTSYLNIIKNILKIASSSGRRKAFSTCSSHMMVVAIFYGSAMVSYMKPRSSSLPGTDKVIAVFYTIVTPMLNPMIYTLRNNDVKDAFLKLIKK, via the coding sequence ATGATTTGGAAAAATGGGACGATACTCAAAGAAAATGAGACGATATTCGGAGAATTTGTTCTTCTTGGACTTTCCAGTGACCCAAAGACACAAGTTGCACTTTTCATTGTCTTTACATCAGTGTATACAGTTACTTTGATTGGAAACTTTCTCATCATTGTTCTAGTCCTGACAGATGCCAACCTTTACACTCCCATGTATTTCTTCCTTTCCAAACTGTCTTTTCTGGATCTGTGTTTTTCTACTTCCACTCTACCAAGAATGTTGAAAGATTTGTTGTCTGTTAATAAAGTCATCCCTTATGGTGAATGTGTAGCACAAATGTATATTTCCCTGTCTTTAGGAGTATCTGAATGTGTTTTGCTTGCTGTTATGGCCTATGATCGTTATGTGGCTATATGTTATCCACTGCATTACACCACCATTATGAGTAAGATGGTCTGTGTTAGACTGGCAGTTGGTACATGGATGTGTGGATTTCTTCTCTCTTGTTTCCATGTTACTCTCACACTTAATGTTGACCTATGTGGACACAACAAAATAAATCACTTTTTATGTGAAGTGCCAGAAGTATTGTCACTGGCCTGTGGGGATATAGCACTTGTGGAATTGATTATTTTTATTGGTGGCATAATTTTTCTCCTGACTCCTGTAATCTTTATTGTAACATCTTATCTTAATATCattaaaaatatcttaaaaattGCATCATCATCCGGGCGGAGGAAGGCTTTTTCCACATGCAGCTCTCATATGATGGTTGTGGCAATCTTTTATGGATCAGCAATGGTTTCTTACATGAAACCTAGATCGAGTTCCCTACCTGGCACTGATAAAGTGATTGCTGTATTTTATACTATTGTCACACCGATGTTAAATCCTATGATTTATACACTGAGAAACAATGATGTGAAAGATGCATTTCtaaaattgattaaaaaatga